Part of the Deltaproteobacteria bacterium genome is shown below.
ATTCCAGCATCCAGATGTCGCCGTAGGAGTTGCCGAAGGCCAGGACCGGCGTCCGTCCTGTCCGCATCTTGATCCGGATTGACTTTGCGCTGTTCAGATTCACCGGGGGACTGATCTTCCCCCGGATGAAAACCGTCTTGTCCCCGACCTTTTCCGCCCTGGCCGTCACCATGGACCCGATACAACGGCTTTGATCCACGTGCAGGTATTCCTCCGAGATCGCCATTACGGCGAATTGGAGGGCGCCTGAAACCACGTAAACGCTGAAGCCCCGCTCATGCAACAGGTCAATGAGTTCAATCATCGGTTTGTAGACCAGTTCCTTGAGAGGCCTTTTTTTCTCGGGATTGACGGCTGTCTCAAACACCTTGAGACAATAGTCTCTGAAAAAATCAAAGGTTCTTCCTTCAAACGCGAGACTGAATGTTTTGTCGAGATCCTTTCGCAGGTACTCCAAATCACGACTCATGGCTGCATCGCAGAGGGCCTTGTACTCCGGTCCCTTTGCCGACACCTCGGATGCATACGCAATCAGATAGTGGATGGTCGCATCCAGCACAAAGTAGAGCGGCTTTTCGGAGAGAAGCGTTCCATCCATATCAAACACGGCGAGGCGATCCCGTCCGGGGATGAAATCCTTGTCCCCAAACGTGGATACATCAAAGATGAAATCCACAAGGAGTTCCCTGACATCCCCCTGCCAGGAGGGCAATGCATCCCGGCGCGAGACGGCCCGGCATTCTGCGGCCTGGAAAAGGCTGAGGGCAAAGGCAGCGATAACAGCGGCAATGGCCAGGCGGGCAAGCGACCATCGGGTGAAAAGGGATACCATTATTTTCGCTCCATGCGGTGATGCACCTGTTTTGGTTATGGGCGCTCACCGGTAAGGCACCAACTTCTCCGCATGGTGTCCCGCAAGGCGGGATTACCACCAAAAATTCCAAGATCTATCCTTTGAGAAAGTTCGTGAGGCGATCCCTGAGGTCCTTTCTTTTTTCCGGGTTCTGATTGGATTCCACCAGATCTTCCCAAACTTCAAAAGGTATCTGATCCGCATCGTATTCGATATCCACGGTGCGTCGCCAGAGACTGACTTTGGCACTCCGGACGCCGGGAATCTTCTGGTTGAAATTTCCGACACCTGCATCCTGAAGCACTCCAAGGCTGGAAAGGCTGAACCTTATGGTAATTTTGCCTGGAGCGTGCCTTGAAATCTGGATGTGCGGCGCGAGGTCCAACAGCAGCCGGATTGCCTCCTGAACGGGCAAAGCAGGGCTTTCTTGTTTTCGATTTTCGAGCATG
Proteins encoded:
- a CDS encoding haloacid dehalogenase-like hydrolase, which translates into the protein MVSLFTRWSLARLAIAAVIAAFALSLFQAAECRAVSRRDALPSWQGDVRELLVDFIFDVSTFGDKDFIPGRDRLAVFDMDGTLLSEKPLYFVLDATIHYLIAYASEVSAKGPEYKALCDAAMSRDLEYLRKDLDKTFSLAFEGRTFDFFRDYCLKVFETAVNPEKKRPLKELVYKPMIELIDLLHERGFSVYVVSGALQFAVMAISEEYLHVDQSRCIGSMVTARAEKVGDKTVFIRGKISPPVNLNSAKSIRIKMRTGRTPVLAFGNSYGDIWMLEFTATSPYRHLSCVIDHDDPAEFVYCKEGLMDEARKKGWPIISMKNHFKTTFLKAEHDRDTPGQSGQNDKK